The following is a genomic window from Desulfuromonas sp..
ATGTGCTCCTTGGAGATCGGCGGGGCCGCGGCCATCTTGACCCGGTTGGGGTTGACCGGCGAGCCGTTCTTGTACATCCGGAAGCAGAGGTGCGGGCCGGTGGCGAGGCCGGTGCTGCCCACGTAGCCGATCGTCTGGCCCTGCCGGACCTTCTTCCCCTTGCGCATCCCCTTGGCGAACCCCTTCATGTGCAGGTAAAGGGTCTCGAAGGAGTTGTTGTGGCGGACCTTGACGAAGTTGCCGTTGTACTTGGTATAGCCGATCTTGATGATCGTCCCGTCGCCGACGGTCTTGATGGGGGTCCCGGGAGAGGCGGCGTAGTCGATGGCCGGGTGGGCCTTCCAGGTCTTGGTGATGGGGTGAAAGCGCCGCAGGGTGAAGCCGGAGGAAATGCGCGAATAGGACAGGGGGGCCTTCAGGAAGGCCTTGCGCAGGCTTCTGCCCTGTTCGTCGTAGTAGGAAACGGGGCGGTCGCCGTCCTTGAACAGGAAGGCCTTGAAGGGGGTCCCCTGGTTGGTGAACTGCGCCGCGAGGACCTGTCCGTAGCCGGCCGGTTCCCCCTCCCGAAAGCGCTTCTCCACGAGGGCGAGGAACGAGTCGCCCTTGCGGATGTCGCGGATGAAGTCCACGTCCCAGGCGAAGATGTCGGCCAGGGCCATGGCCAGTTCGGCGTTCTCGCCGGTTTCGGCGACCGCCTCGAAAAGGCTGGTGTCGATGGTGGCGCCGACCAACTCGGTCTCCACGCTATACTCGATGGGGATTCGGGAGACGCTCAGGTCCTCCCCCTCGTTGCTGATAATCAGCTGGTCTTCCCGGTCGATGTCGTACTCGAAGCGGTCAAAGGCCCCGTCCTCCAGACAGAGCGTGTAGGGCTGGCCCGCACAGATGCCGGTCAGGGGGAAAATCTTGCGGCTCTTCTGGTTCAGGTCGTGCAGCTCCTGGGGGGTCAGGTAGCCTCCCAGCAGGGCGGTCAGGGTGTCGCCGGGGTTGATCGTTCCCTCGATGGCCTCCCGGCGGATCTCGGGGGCCGGCGGGGCAGCCGGCTCCATCGTCAGTGGGACCGTGCCGGCCTCCGTGGCGGGGGGCGAAGGGCGATCGAAGAGCAAGGGCGTCACGCATGCCAGGATCAGCACGGCCGCGGCCAGGGGAATCCGCCAACGGACGAGGCGGGCTTTGGCCGCGGACTTGCTTGGGGGATTGAAGTCGAAATTCACAGGTATATTCCGTGCCGGAGCATTCGCCGGGAGACCGGGGGCCCCTCATTCTTGCGGTTTGACAAAACAGTTCACAATCGCCGCATGTTACCAGCTTCCTGCTCCTTTTGTCCAGAGGTTGTCTCGGCCCCGAAGCGGTTTCCCGCGGGGGGGGAGGGGCGCTTTCCGCCGGGCCGGGAGGCAATTTTGTTGCAAAGTAGGAAAAGGACCAGTATACACAAGGGAAATCTGTCGCTGGTTGGAGTCGTTGAACGGCTTTTCGGGGCGGGCGGCGGCCTTCGAAGTCATAATGTTTCGTGATGGGAGAGGTTCATGATCAATACGGAGCGTCTGTCAGGGGAGTTCGCCCGCCTGGCGTCTATTGCCAGTCCCTCCTTCCGGGAAGGGGAGCTCTCCCGCTACCTGGCAGAGCGCCTGCGCCGCCTGGGTGCGGAGGTTGCCGAAGACGATGCCGGAGACCGCACCGGGAGCGAAGCCGGCAACCTGATCGGCCGCCTTGCCGGATCCAAACCGTCGGCCGAGCCCCTGCTTCTCGCGGTGCACATGGACACGGTCAGTCCCGCCGACGGTGTGAGGCCGGTTCTGAGAAAAGGGGTCTTTACCAGCGCCGGGGAGACGGTGCTGGGGGCCGACGACAAGGCCGGCATCGCCGAGATCATCGAGGCCCTCGAGGTGGTTCGTGAGCAGGGGATCGCCCACGGTCCGATCGAGATCGTGGTTACGGTCTGCGAGGAGGTCGGCCTGCTCGGGGCCAAGGCCCTCGACCCCGAAAGACTCCGCTCCCGCCGGGGCCTGGCCCTCGACACCGCGGGGGTCGACCTGGTCGTCTACCGCGCCCCCTGCGCCAATAAGCTCCGTTTCACCATCACCGGACGCGAGGCCCATGCGGGCATCGCGCCCGAGGCGGGGATTTCCGCGATCGAGGTGGCGGCTCGGGCCATCGACCGCATGCCCCTGGGGCGCATCGACCCCGAGACCACCGCCAACATCGGTATCATTCAGGGCGGTTTGGCAACCAACATCGTGCCGCGGACGGTAGTTCTGGAGGGCGAGGCGCGCAGCCACGACCCGGCCATGCTCGAGACCCAGACCCGGGCCATGGTCGCCTGCCTGGAGGAGGCGGCCAGCGCCTTCGAACGCACCATCGACGGGACCGCCGTGCGCCCCGAGGTGACAGCCGAGGTTCTGGCCGACTACCCCCGGATGGCCGTCCCCCGCGATGCGGGGATCATCCGCCTGGTGGAGGAGGCCTCGGCCGCCCTCGGGCGCGGCGTGGCGGTGGAGGTGGCCGGAGGCGGCAGCGACGCCAACATCTTCAACGGCTTTGGGATCGAGACGGTGATTCTCGGCACCGGGATGACCGGCGTCCACACCACCGGAGAGTCCGTGGCGGTCAAGGACATGGTCCGCGTGGCCGAACTGCTGGTGGAGATCATCCGAGCGGCCTGACCTGAACCTCCCGCCGGCGCAGGCGGGATAGCTCTTCACGAAGGAATGCGATGAAGTTCCCTGTCTCCGCCCGGGTCGCGCAGCTCCCTTTCCCCCCCATCTCCGAAGTCAAGGGCTGGCTCGCAGGAAGGGTCTTCCCGGAGGACAGGCCCCTGGTCGATCTGTGCCAGGCCGTTCCGGACTACCCCCCGGCCGCGGAGTTGACCGACCACCTCAAGGGGCTGCTCTCCGACCCGCTGGTCTCGAAATACACTCCCGACGAGGGCCTGCCCGAGGTGCGCGAGGCGGTCTGCGCCCGCTACCGCAGAATGTACGGCGCGGGCCCCTCCGGCGGGCAGATCTGCCTGACCGTCGGCGCCAGCCAGGCCTTCTGGCTGGCGATGGTCGTGCTGTGCCGGGAGGGGGACGAGGTAATCGTCCAGCTTCCCGCCTATTTCGACCATCCCATGGCCCTCGGCGCCCTCGGCATCCGTCCCGTCTATGCCCGCCCGGCCGGCGGCG
Proteins encoded in this region:
- a CDS encoding peptidoglycan DD-metalloendopeptidase family protein, coding for MNFDFNPPSKSAAKARLVRWRIPLAAAVLILACVTPLLFDRPSPPATEAGTVPLTMEPAAPPAPEIRREAIEGTINPGDTLTALLGGYLTPQELHDLNQKSRKIFPLTGICAGQPYTLCLEDGAFDRFEYDIDREDQLIISNEGEDLSVSRIPIEYSVETELVGATIDTSLFEAVAETGENAELAMALADIFAWDVDFIRDIRKGDSFLALVEKRFREGEPAGYGQVLAAQFTNQGTPFKAFLFKDGDRPVSYYDEQGRSLRKAFLKAPLSYSRISSGFTLRRFHPITKTWKAHPAIDYAASPGTPIKTVGDGTIIKIGYTKYNGNFVKVRHNNSFETLYLHMKGFAKGMRKGKKVRQGQTIGYVGSTGLATGPHLCFRMYKNGSPVNPNRVKMAAAPPISKEHMAEFKTAITPLLARLEGREEDTRVAASMASGPGKLELSD
- a CDS encoding M20/M25/M40 family metallo-hydrolase; the protein is MINTERLSGEFARLASIASPSFREGELSRYLAERLRRLGAEVAEDDAGDRTGSEAGNLIGRLAGSKPSAEPLLLAVHMDTVSPADGVRPVLRKGVFTSAGETVLGADDKAGIAEIIEALEVVREQGIAHGPIEIVVTVCEEVGLLGAKALDPERLRSRRGLALDTAGVDLVVYRAPCANKLRFTITGREAHAGIAPEAGISAIEVAARAIDRMPLGRIDPETTANIGIIQGGLATNIVPRTVVLEGEARSHDPAMLETQTRAMVACLEEAASAFERTIDGTAVRPEVTAEVLADYPRMAVPRDAGIIRLVEEASAALGRGVAVEVAGGGSDANIFNGFGIETVILGTGMTGVHTTGESVAVKDMVRVAELLVEIIRAA